One Thioclava sp. ES.031 genomic window, CGCGCTGCACCTGCTGTCGGTCGCGATCCCGCTGCCGGTGACGGGTGGGCAGATCGGCTCAGAAAAGGGACGGCTCGATTTCGATATGCCCGAGCGGCCCGAGGATCTGGAGGCAATCGAGCGGCAGCTGAACGACTGGATCGCGCAGGACCTCAAGGTGGTCGAGCATTGGATTACCGATGCCGAACTCGACGCGCAGCCCGATCTGGTCAAGACTCTCTCGGTCGCGCCGCCCAAAGGTCAGGGCTGGGTGCGGCTGGTCGCGATCGGCGACGAGGCGGACCGGATCGACCTGCAGCCCTGCGGCGGCACGCATGTCGCCTCGACCGGCGAGATCGGTGGCCTCAGGATCGGCAAGATCGAGAAGAAGGGCAAGATGAACCGCCGCGTGCATCTTCATCTGGCCTGAGAGCTGCGGGCCGGGCAGGGGCGCTGCCCCTCTGCCTGCGGCATTCACCCCGGGATATTTGAGCAAGACGAAGGGGGTAGAGCCCCCAAAACGCAAAAGGGCGGCCACCGGGGCCGCCCTTCGTCATTCATGGGAGCTGGATCAGGCTTTCGGGCCGATCATCTGCTCGGGACGCACGACCTTGTCGAAGGTTTCCTCGTCGACGAAGCCAAGCTTGATCGCTTCTTCCTTCAGCGTGGTGCCGTTCTTATGCGCGGTCTTCGCGACCTTGGTCGCGTTGTCGTAGCCGATGGTCGGCGCGAGCGCGGTGACCAGCATCAGCGACTCGTGCAGCAGCTTCTCGATGCGCGGTTCGTTGGCCTCGATGCCCGCGACCATGTTGTCGGTAAAGGCCGAGGCGCTGTCGCCCAGAAGCTGCATCGATTGCAGCACGTTGTAGCTCATCATCGGGTTGTAGACGTTGAGCTCGAAATGACCCTGCGAGCCGGCGAAACCGACGGCAGCGTCATTGCCCATGACATGCGCGCAGACCATGGTCAGCGCTTCGGCCTGCGTCGGGTTCACCTTGCCCGGCATGATCGAGGAGCCCGGCTCGTTTTCCGGCAGGATCAGCTCGCCCAGACCGCAGCGCGGGCCCGAGCCCAGCAGGCGGATGTCATTGGCGATCTTGAAGAGCGAGGCGGCCACGGTCTTCAGCGCGCCCGAGAACATCACCATCGCGTCATGCGCGGCCAGCGCTTCGAACTTGTTCGGCGCGGTGACGAAGGGCAGGTCGGTGATCTCGGCCATGTTCGCCGCGACCGTCTCGGCCCAGCCCACTTGCGTGTTCAGACCGGTGCCGACGGCGGTGCCGCCCTGGGCCAGTTCGTAGATGTCGCCGAGCGAGGCTTCGACGCGCTCGATCCCCTTTTGCACCTGATGGGCGTAGCCGGAGAATTCCTGACCAAGGGTCAGCGGCGTCGCGTCCTGCGTGTGCGTGCGGCCGATCTTGATGATGTCCTTGAAATCCTCGGACTTGGCTTCCAGCGCCGCGTGCAGCTTGCGCAGACCGGGCAACAGCACGTCGCGCGTCTGCATCGCGATCCCGACATGCATCGCGGTCGGGAACGTGTCGTTCGAGGACTGCCCCATATTGCAGTGATCGTTCGGGTGGACCGGGTCTTTCGAGCCCATCTCGCCGCCGAGGATTTCGATCGCGCGGTTCGAGATCACCTCGTTCGCGTTCATGTTCGACTGCGTGCCCGAGCCGGTCTGCCAGACCACCAGCGGGAAGTTGTCGTCGAACTTGCCTTCGATCACTTCGCCCGCGGCCTCGATGATCGCATCGGCGATCTTCGCGTCCATCTTGCCCTGCGCCTTGTTGGCCATCGCGCAGGCTTTCTTGATCACGCCGAGGGCGCGGATGATCGGGACGGGCTGGCGCTCCCAGCCGATCGGGAAGTTCATGATCGAGCGCTGCGTCTGCGCGCCCCAATATTTGTCGGCGGGAACTTCAAGCGGGCCGAAGCTGTCGGTCTCGGTGCGGGTCGCGGTCATCTGGGCCTCCATGATTGCGCGCAATCTTTCGCTCGCACTGATAGGGCGCGCGGAGGGATTTTGCAACGGTATACGGAGGTATACTTGGGGTGGCTCTCAGATCTGTGCGGCGATCGCATCTCGGTCGATCAGGGAATGCACCTCGCGGATGCGGCCATCGGTGATGCGATAGAAGACATGTTCGTCGAAGGTCACGCGGCGGCCGTTCACCGGCAGGTCGAAGAGTGTTCCCGCGGGCGTGCAGTCGAAATGCAGCCGGGCGGCGATCACCGGCGGATCGGCCACGAGCGTTTCTGCGCGGAAGTGCAGGTCGGGGATCGCACGATGGTCGTCCTCGAGCATCGCTTGATACCCTGCGAGGCCGAGCGGGCGCGCGTTATGCGTGACCTCCGGATGCACGAACTCACAAAGACGCGCCCAGTCTTGAGCGTTCAAGCAGTCAAGATAGCCGTGATAGAGCGAGAGGAGCGTGTCGCGGTCCAGAGGCTCCGAAGCCACCGGGTTACTTGCGGAATTGATCGAGGCTGACGACCTCGGCCTCGCCACGCTCGGCGGGGGCGGCCTCTTCCTCCTCGGCCACCTCATCCTCTTCGATTTCGTCGTCTTCGTCATATTCCTGCGTCTCGAAACGCAGGCCGAATTCGACGGAAGGATCGACGAAAGTGGTAATCGCGTCGAGCGGCACGTAGAGCGGCTCGGGCGAATTGCCGAAATTCAGCGTGATCGAGAACCCGTCCTCGCCCACTTCGAAATTGTCATACCAGTTCTGGATGACGATGGTCATTTCCTCGGGGTAGCGCTCGCGCAGCCAATCGGCCAGCTCGGCATCGGGATGACGGGTGTCGAAGGTGATGAAGAAGTGGTGCTCGCCGGGCAGACCATTGGCTGCGATGTCGCTCAGCACTGTCTGGATCAGCCCGCGCATCGCGTGATGCATCAGGTTGCCGTAATCAATGGATTGCGTCATGGCCGGGTCCCTTTCTTCTCGGGCTAAGCATAGGGGATTCGTAGCGGGCCGCAAGGCGGGCAGAGCCGCGCGAAGGCTGACGTCGAGGGCATGTACCGGGTGCAGCGGCCTCGGATCCCGCGCAACCTTGGGGAGAACCTCACGGGGGCGGCGCTTATCCCAGCACTTCGCCCGACAGGCACAGCGCGACGGTGTCGCGCGGCATCATCTCCAACGCCTCGAAGAGCGCGATCACATCGTAATTATTATACGCCTCCACGATCCTGTCGCCGCGAAACCGCATCGTCAGTTGCCCGGTGAATTCCACCGCGCGCGCCGAGTGTGCCGATTTTCCAGCGATTTTGAGAAGTGTCCAAAGCCAGTCCTCCGTCTCGACATGGCGCAGCACGGTGATCTTGATATCCTGCAGATGCGCCCGCAACGCCGGCACCAGATCGCGAAACTCCTGCGGTCGCAATTCGAGCCCCGGCATCAGCCCATTGGTCTGCGCCTCGGCGTCGAACAGCCCGTCGACCTCGTCCAGCCGCCCCTCGCCCCATACGGCATGGAGCCACGTTTCGATCCTCGC contains:
- a CDS encoding SspB family protein, which produces MTQSIDYGNLMHHAMRGLIQTVLSDIAANGLPGEHHFFITFDTRHPDAELADWLRERYPEEMTIVIQNWYDNFEVGEDGFSITLNFGNSPEPLYVPLDAITTFVDPSVEFGLRFETQEYDEDDEIEEDEVAEEEEAAPAERGEAEVVSLDQFRK
- the fumC gene encoding class II fumarate hydratase, which translates into the protein MTATRTETDSFGPLEVPADKYWGAQTQRSIMNFPIGWERQPVPIIRALGVIKKACAMANKAQGKMDAKIADAIIEAAGEVIEGKFDDNFPLVVWQTGSGTQSNMNANEVISNRAIEILGGEMGSKDPVHPNDHCNMGQSSNDTFPTAMHVGIAMQTRDVLLPGLRKLHAALEAKSEDFKDIIKIGRTHTQDATPLTLGQEFSGYAHQVQKGIERVEASLGDIYELAQGGTAVGTGLNTQVGWAETVAANMAEITDLPFVTAPNKFEALAAHDAMVMFSGALKTVAASLFKIANDIRLLGSGPRCGLGELILPENEPGSSIMPGKVNPTQAEALTMVCAHVMGNDAAVGFAGSQGHFELNVYNPMMSYNVLQSMQLLGDSASAFTDNMVAGIEANEPRIEKLLHESLMLVTALAPTIGYDNATKVAKTAHKNGTTLKEEAIKLGFVDEETFDKVVRPEQMIGPKA
- a CDS encoding alanyl-tRNA editing protein, encoding MPETAKQPQQQSYRIHPYARDLEVRVTGLTDEGGVYCADSIFYPTGGGQPGDSGKLVWDGGEIEIATAVKAEPGAPGAVILVPAEPQPLPPVGAQVQQHLDWERRHRHMRVHTALHLLSVAIPLPVTGGQIGSEKGRLDFDMPERPEDLEAIERQLNDWIAQDLKVVEHWITDAELDAQPDLVKTLSVAPPKGQGWVRLVAIGDEADRIDLQPCGGTHVASTGEIGGLRIGKIEKKGKMNRRVHLHLA
- a CDS encoding ester cyclase translates to MASEPLDRDTLLSLYHGYLDCLNAQDWARLCEFVHPEVTHNARPLGLAGYQAMLEDDHRAIPDLHFRAETLVADPPVIAARLHFDCTPAGTLFDLPVNGRRVTFDEHVFYRITDGRIREVHSLIDRDAIAAQI
- a CDS encoding nuclear transport factor 2 family protein, which produces MSRLARIETWLHAVWGEGRLDEVDGLFDAEAQTNGLMPGLELRPQEFRDLVPALRAHLQDIKITVLRHVETEDWLWTLLKIAGKSAHSARAVEFTGQLTMRFRGDRIVEAYNNYDVIALFEALEMMPRDTVALCLSGEVLG